ACCACAGCCTATTGTAGACCCGTTTCAGGGGCGGGTCGGGGGGTGCACCAGCACTTCCTGCGGCAAAGCCTGACAAGGCATTTGGGCGGGGCACCTCCTTTCGATTGAAAAATTTATTGAGCGCTCAGTCGCACAAAAAAGCACAAAAAAAAAGGAAAAAAACCAGTTTGGAAAAATGAACGAGCGCTCGGTCAAAAATTACCGGGCATTCTACCGTCACCCTTTCGGATTTGTCAAACCTTTTTTGTGTTGTTTTGGGGGTAAAAGCCCCCGCGAATGGGTGAGACGCCAAGTAAATGTTGAATAAGATTCATTTTACTTTCGGTCGGTTTTCAGACCCAGTGCCGCAGCCAGGCCACGTTGAATTGGCTGTTGACCAGCTTTTGCAGTTGGGATACCCCCGAGAGGGCGTCCTTGAGGATCATGCGCTCCCGTTTGCGCAGGCTGTAGGGGTCGATATGGTTGTCGGGGGGCTGGTTGTGGCGCGCTTTGCGGGCGTTTTCGCGAATCCGGAACATCATCAGGGTTTCGAAGCTGGCCTCGAAGAGCTCGGCGTCCTCGGCGGGGATCGCCTCACATTCCACCAGCGCCTGCAGGCGGCCGAAGGTCGAGGGCTCGCTGATTTCGTTTTTGATCGCGAAGATGCGGATCCCGTTGACGATGTGGAGGGTGCCGGCCTTTTTGAGGTCGATCTGGTTCTTGTGGGGGCCGCTGCGGGTGGTCACAAAGGTGCCCAGAAAGTTGATCGGCAGCTTGTACTGCAGATCGTCCTTGGTCATCATGTGGCGGGCGGTAAGGGACTCCTTGAAGGCTGTGAAAATGGCCTCGCGGAATTTTTCGGCCAGGGTTACGTTGCCCCAGATCGGGCGGTAGTCCAGCAGAATGGTCAGGGTGCGGGTGTCCTCGGGGTCGTAGGAGCGGGTCCATTCCTGGATCGATGCGATCCAGGCAGCCAGCGGCCGTCGCCATTTGGGGTTGGTGGCCATGACGTCACCGGTGCATTTCTCGAAGCCGCACGCCGCCAGCCCGTCGACTGCAAATGCCGCGAACTGGGCGAAGTAGGCGTCCACCTCCGCTAGCGACTGCCCCTGGGGATCGTCGAAAATGATGGCGTTGTCCTGGTCGGTGCGCAGCGTCTGCTCGTAGCGGGCCGCGCTGCCCATGTTGACCCAGCAGTAGTCCACCGGCGGCGGCCCCCAGCCCTCCAGGCGCATGCGCTCCTCGGTAAGCTGCAACACCCTGCGGGTCATGCGTTCGTGGAGTTCGGACATGACCTCGAAAATCTCCCGCACGCCGGCCTTTTCAGCCACCAGGGCGTAGAGAATGCTGTCCACCTCGCGGCTGATGGCGGCCAGGCCGCGCAGATCGTGCTGGCTCTCGATGTCCTGGGTCAGTAGCAGCGTGCCGGTGCTGCGGGTCTTGAGCAAATCCACCATGGTAACGATCCCGATCAGGTTGCCCCGTTCGATTACCAGCAAATATTTGGTTTTGCTGCGGATCATGGTCACCAAAGCCTGCCCCAGGAATGCCTCCGGGGCGATGCTGACGATGTTGCTCTTCATGACGAAGTCGGCCTGGCAAGTTTCAACCGGACAGGCCCGGGCCGCGATCAGGTATTTCACGATGTTTTTTTCGGTGATGATCCCCCGCGGTCGGTTCTCCCGGTCCAGCACGACGATGGTGCTGATGTCCAGCTCGTCCATGGTCCGGGCCACCGTGGTGACCTTGTCGTGGGTCTGGCAGGTGACCACCGGGGCGCTCATCACCTCGCTGACCCGTTTGCGGAACATCGGGGATTCGCCCATGCCGTAGGCTTCGTAGGACTGCTCACTGACGATCTCCGAGTAGAGCAGGCGCATGCGCTCGGCCAGCAGGGTGTTGAAAAAGCCGGAAAACTCTGGGTAGCTGTAGATCAGCCGTTCCAGGTCACGGCGCCTGACCAGGCAACAGGTCAGGGACTCCTTGACCCGGGCGGAGGCCGGGTAGCGCTGCTGGGAGAGGACCACCGTCTCGCTGAAAAAATCGTGCGGCCGGCGCACGGCGACCACCGATTCGACGCCGCGGTCGTTGCGCGAAGTGATTTCCACCAGGCCGGCGACGATGATGAACAGAGCGTCTTGGCTGACGTCCCCCTGGCGGAAGACGTAGCTGTTGGGTCGATAGTGGCGAATGGCGACCTTTGCCGCCAGTTCCTCAAGGACCTCGGCTTCCAGGATCTCAAACGGGTCGGTTTTGCGGAGGATGGCGACGATTTCGCTCTTTTCCATTGGCGGCTCCCGCGCGGCCCGATCCGGGCTATCTGCAGCGCTGGAAAAAGACTTGACAAGCCGGTTGGTGCATTGTAGCTATGACTGAGCGCTCGTTCATATAATGGTGAGCGGCCACGATGACACACTTCGCGCTTTATTTCAAATAAAATTTCGGAGATCGGTACCCCATGAGGCGCTCGGCCAACAGAACCCATGATGTGCCAACCCAGATCAAAAACCCCGATCTCGTCGAAAAACGCCGCCGCCAGATCGTCGATGCGGCCGTCACGCTGTTTGTCGAGAAGGGGTTCCACAAAACCACCACCCGCCAGATTGCCGCCGCCGCCGGTTTCTCCATCGGTTCGCTTTACGAATACGTGGCATCCAAGGAGGACGTGCTCTACCTGGTCTGCGAGGCCATCCACGATGAGGTGGAACACGGCGTTGCCGAGGCCCTCGCCCGCGTGACCACCGGACGCGC
This region of Desulfobacteraceae bacterium genomic DNA includes:
- a CDS encoding DUF294 nucleotidyltransferase-like domain-containing protein, whose product is MEKSEIVAILRKTDPFEILEAEVLEELAAKVAIRHYRPNSYVFRQGDVSQDALFIIVAGLVEITSRNDRGVESVVAVRRPHDFFSETVVLSQQRYPASARVKESLTCCLVRRRDLERLIYSYPEFSGFFNTLLAERMRLLYSEIVSEQSYEAYGMGESPMFRKRVSEVMSAPVVTCQTHDKVTTVARTMDELDISTIVVLDRENRPRGIITEKNIVKYLIAARACPVETCQADFVMKSNIVSIAPEAFLGQALVTMIRSKTKYLLVIERGNLIGIVTMVDLLKTRSTGTLLLTQDIESQHDLRGLAAISREVDSILYALVAEKAGVREIFEVMSELHERMTRRVLQLTEERMRLEGWGPPPVDYCWVNMGSAARYEQTLRTDQDNAIIFDDPQGQSLAEVDAYFAQFAAFAVDGLAACGFEKCTGDVMATNPKWRRPLAAWIASIQEWTRSYDPEDTRTLTILLDYRPIWGNVTLAEKFREAIFTAFKESLTARHMMTKDDLQYKLPINFLGTFVTTRSGPHKNQIDLKKAGTLHIVNGIRIFAIKNEISEPSTFGRLQALVECEAIPAEDAELFEASFETLMMFRIRENARKARHNQPPDNHIDPYSLRKRERMILKDALSGVSQLQKLVNSQFNVAWLRHWV